From Brassica napus cultivar Da-Ae unplaced genomic scaffold, Da-Ae ScsIHWf_184;HRSCAF=328, whole genome shotgun sequence, one genomic window encodes:
- the LOC125599396 gene encoding protein NRT1/ PTR FAMILY 8.3-like gives MGSIEEEEAPLIEQGLISQAPKLYAEDGSVDLHGNPPLKAKTGNWKACPFILGNECCERLAYYGIAGNLITYLTTKLHQGNVSAATNVTTWQGTCYLTPLIGAVLADAYWGRYWTIACFSGIYFIGMSALTLSASVPALKPAECIGTYCPSATPAQYAMFFSGLYLIALGTGGIKPCVSSFGADQFDDTDSRERVRKASFFNWFYFSINIGALVSSSLLVWIQENRGWGLGFGIPTVFMGLAIVSFFFGTPLYRFQKPGGSPITRISQVVVASFRKSTLKVPEDAALLYETQDKNSAIAGSRKIEHTDDCKYLDKAAVISDEESKSGDFSNSWRLCTVTQVEELKILIRMFPIWASGIIFSAVYAQMSTMFVQQGRAMDCKIGSFQLPPAALGTFDTASVIIWVPLYDRFIVPLARRFTGVDKGFTEIQRMGIGLFVSVLCMAAAAIIEIIRLRLADELGLVESGAPVPISVLWQIPQYFILGAAEVFYFIGQLEFFYDQSPDAMRSLCSALALLTNALGNYLSSLILTLVTYFTTRNGGEGWISDNLNTGHLDYFFWLLAGLSLVNMAVYFFSAAKYKQKKAS, from the exons ATGG GttccattgaagaagaagaagcgccTCTCATCGAACAAGGTTTAATCTCACAG GCACCGAAACTGTATGCTGAAGATGGTTCAGTAGACCTTCATGGGAACCCACCACTGAAGGCTAAAACAGGAAACTGGAAAGCTTGCCCTTTCATTCTcg GCAATGAGTGCTGCGAGAGGCTAGCTTACTATGGTATCGCCGGGAACCTAATCACTTACCTCACCACTAAACTACACCAAGGAAACGTCTCCGCTGCTACAAACGTCACCACATGGCAAGGCACTTGCTATCTCACCCCTCTCATCGGTGCTGTCCTAGCCGATGCTTACTGGGGTCGTTACTGGACCATCGCTTGTTTCTCCGGCATTTACTTCATC ggCATGTCTGCACTAACTCTCTCAGCTTCAGTTCCAGCACTGAAGCCAGCAGAATGCATTGGCACCTACTGTCCATCAGCAACGCCAGCTCAGTACGCCATGTTCTTCAGCGGGCTTTACCTGATCGCCCTCGGCACTGGAGGCATCAAACCATGCGTCTCATCCTTCGGTGCAGACCAGTTCGACGACACTGACTCGCGAGAGCGAGTCAGAAAAGCTTCCTTCTTCAACTGGTTTTACTTCTCCATCAACATTGGAGCGCTCGTGTCCTCTAGTCTTCTAGTTTGGATCCAAGAGAATCgcgggtggggtttagggtttggtataCCGACAGTGTTCATGGGTCTAGCCATTGTGAGTTTCTTCTTTGGCACGCCGCTTTACAGGTTTCAGAAGCCTGGAGGCAGCCCCATAACTCGCATCTCCCAAGTCGTGGTTGCGTCCTTCCGTAAATCGACTCTTAAAGTCCCTGAAGACGCTGCACTTTTGTATGAAACGCAGGACAAGAACTCTGCTATTGCTGGAAGTAGAAAGATCGAACATACCGATGATTGCAAGTATCTTGACAAAGCTGCTGTTATTTCAGATGAAGAATCCAAATCAGGAGACTTTTCAAACTCGTGGAGACTATGCACTGTCACTCAAGTGGAAGAACTCAAGATTCTGATCCGTATGTTCCCAATATGGGCCTCTGGTATCATCTTCTCAGCTGTATACGCTCAGATGTCAACCATGTTTGTTCAGCAAGGCCGAGCCATGGACTGCAAGATCGGCTCCTTCCAGCTTCCTCCAGCGGCGCTAGGGACGTTCGACACTGCTAGCGTCATCATCTGGGTTCCGCTCTACGATAGGTTCATCGTCCCTTTAGCTAGACGTTTCACTGGAGTAGACAAAGGGTTCACAGAGATACAGAGAATGGGAATAGGGCTATTCGTCTCTGTTCTATGCATGGCGGCTGCAGCTATCATTGAGATCATCAGGCTCCGTTTAGCCGACGAGCTCGGGTTGGTTGAGTCCGGAGCTCCGGTTCCTATATCCGTGTTGTGGCAGATTCCGCAGTACTTCATCCTCGGTGCAGCGGAAGTGTTTTACTTCATTGGCCAGCTTGAGTTTTTCTATGATCAGTCTCCAGATGCGATGAGGAGTTTGTGCAGTGCTTTGGCTCTTTTGACCAATGCTCTTGGGAACTACTTGAGTTCGTTGATCCTCACGCTTGTGACTTACTTCACGACGAGGAATGGTGGTGAAGGTTGGATCTCGGATAATCTGAATACGGGTCATCTTGATTACTTCTTCTGGCTTTTGGCGGGTCTTAGTCTTGTCAACATGGCGGTTTACTTCTTCTCTGCGGCTAAGTATAAGCAGAAGAAGGCTTCGTAG
- the LOC125599397 gene encoding NADH dehydrogenase [ubiquinone] 1 beta subcomplex subunit 7 has protein sequence MEVPGSSKKMIATQEEMVAAKVPLGYRDQCAHLLIPLNKCRQAEFFLPWKCEDERHVYEKCEYELVMERMLAMQKIREEEAKAKQNKLQGNGVPLIPKTANA, from the coding sequence ATGGAGGTTCCCGGTTCATCGAAGAAGATGATCGCAACGCAAGAAGAGATGGTCGCAGCAAAAGTACCGCTCGGTTACAGAGACCAGTGCGCGCATCTCCTGATTCCGCTCAACAAATGTCGCCAGGCAGAGTTTTTCCTCCCGTGGAAGTGCGAGGACGAGCGCCACGTGTACGAGAAGTGCGAGTACGAGCTCGTCATGGAGAGGATGCTAGCGATGCAGAAGATCCGCGAGGAAGAAGCCAAAGCGAAACAGAATAAGCTACAAGGGAACGGCGTTCCCCTAATCCCTAAGACCGCTAATGCTTAG